TTTGCAATTGGGATGTCTGCATGCTAAAGCTCGGTTTAACTGCGGTGTCTCCTCAGGCAAGACATAACATACCGAGCTCTCATAGAAAAATATGACTTTACGAATTTACGTCTCCGCGGAGAGAAAAAAGGGGTGATAGATTTTGCATTACTTTATCATGTTTTCAAAGTAATCAGGTAATCGAATGCGGAGCCTAATAGTTGCCTCGCATAGCCAGCTTGATTTAGTGCTTTCACGCTTAGCATTAAATGTAGGGCAGAGCCTTGCGTTTAAGTCGCGTGCGGCCGACGTCTTCCTGTTTCTTCCTACGCCCTATGTAAAAGCAGCGTATATTGCTTTTCTTCTACTAAAAAAGCCTTTCTTAGATCAGAATTTCTCAAGCCATTCTGAATCGGCTGTCGAAAGCTGCCGCATTGAAGTTGTCTTGGAACTCCTTGATATACCCTCGAATGCTGTTCTGCACTGACGCCAAAGTTATCAGTAGCAGGCCGTCGTATTTTTCGGTGAACAAAAGAGTGTGATATTTCACCTGTTGCTGGGCTGCTCGGTGATAAGCTACGCGCCTTTCTCGAACAGTGTGTATTAGTTCACATAAACATATTAATCCTTTCAAACACGTGTAACTACTGATGAGGCAAACAATTTTCAATCGGTTTGACGCCAATACCTTTGGGCAGGATTTTCGTACGACATGCTGATCAAAGAGCACAAAACACGTCCGGCATACACAGCAAATTGAAAACGTGATTCTCTTGATAAATGTTTGTCACGAGTAGCGTTTAATTTCTCAAAATCAgttcaaggaagaagaaaaacGTATTCTGCAGCCGCAGAGCTCCACAAACGAGCGGTTATTTCTGATACATTTACTCTAAGTAAGGCCAGAATTACGTCCCTCGCCGCAGAGTCAAAAGAACTGTCCAAGTTACATTCTTTTGTTTGTGCCCCTGCAGGTAAAGTGCTGGAATGAAGGCAGTGGCTGCCAGTACACGACGGCTGCTTCACGGATCTCCCAGCATTTCCTTCTGGAATGTGAACACCACTCCGTCCGTTGTCCCAAGTGCTCGGCCACCGTTCTTTGCAGAGACGTGTGCAAGCATCTCCGGTCGGCCTCTTGCAACACTTCGACGCCTGTCGCATCCGAAAGCCAAGTTCCGGTGTCTCAAGTAAATGAAGCAGCATCGCTGACTTCCTTCAAAGAAGCTTTAGAAAGGCAAGCGGGTGAAATCACAGCATATCTGAGGCCAATGGCGGTTGATATGAGCACCCATGGGGACCGATTAAGCGAAATCTCTCATGGGATAAACACACTCAAGGAGACACTGCGTCAAGAACTAACGTCTTTATTAGGACAGAACCACGAAGAAATAACATCGTCCAACGCCGAACTAAAACAATGTTTTGCGACATGCAGCGATGCAGTTAAAACCTGTTTGAGAAGTCTAAAGAGTttagaaaaaaaactgaacgaTGAATTGGGCGGAACTCGAGCTGACTTCTCGCAGATTGCAGCTAGCATTGAACAAGTCAAGGCTGGATTGAAGGAAAGCGCTCAAAAAACATTGCAACACGTGACCAGTGTGCGTAGAGAGAGTGCACTACAAGTGACGCACAGCGAGTTTTTGATTAGAGGTGTGGAGTCGCTTACAGAGGAGGCGATGAAGAAAGGCAGGGCTTATTATGACAGCGAGGAGGTGTACCTGTGCGGCTACTGCATGTCTCCTGGAGTCTTGTTCTGGAGATGCTCGGCATCTGTAATGCTGTTTGCGATGTACACCCTGCACAAGGGCGGCATGGACGACTATGTCCAGTGGCCATTCCAGCACAAGATCAGGATGAGCGCAATTCATCCGAGAGGAAGGGAAAAGTGTGTGCTGGGAGATGGATCATATCCCGACCACCCAGGTAATCAAAAGCCAACCACATCAAATGTTGCCGTTTCGGACTGCGGTGCATATTTCAACCTCGAAGATCTCATCCGCGACGGGTACGTAGATAATGACCAGCTTCGGATAAAGTGGGAGCTGCTGCCTTGAATGAGACTTAAGCGCGGACACGGGCCACCGCTTAGAATTTCCTGTCCGTGAACATCCATGTACGCTTCATTTCTTTACGTTCAGTAGAATTTCATCTCTAAACAATCTTGTTAAGGTTTCTCAACAGCGTCCATTAACAGCGGAGCACGAAAATAGCCTCTAATTTTGATTGATTTATGACCATCAGATGTCTCCCAGCGTAGTATGTGAAATAAAGAAGAGTAAATAAACAAATGCTGTTTTCCCTCCCGCAAagaatgttgccttttttctgaAACACTTTGGTAAAACGTCAGTACCCGCTTATTGGATctgtttctgatttttttttcctcccccccccccctccgcccaaGAAGAAAGAACCTGCAACCTTGATGTGCTGTTTAAGTCCCATGTCCAATTTTAATTCCATTTTCAAACATTACGGTTGCGACATTGCAATAATCTTATCATCACCTAGTTGGACAATAGCACAACGCGTATTTCTTACATTCTAAGACTCTACAGTTTCGtaatagcaaaaataaaagcaaagaacGTGTTTTAAATCGAGAGCATTGGTATCTCATGTCGGAACGAATTGTCCGGCGTCGACATCAgcgaccgtggcaggtggcttttAAATTAATgacacctgtggcagcacctgccatcgtacgGAAGGGGCGCATCGCGtaaccactgcgtcaggaggggtATCTGGAGTCCCATAGGTACATGAATGCACTGTAGTGAATCAGTTACGCGCATAcgagaattaacccattaacgctgtcgcattatgcctttagagcgctttttttcggcatagtattttGTGCAGCGTAGTACATCACAATACACTTTAGAGGtggtaactagcaggctggtgaaCTAATATCGAATACTTATCGTGAtaactattactcttaggctccATTAAGTTGCACCAAAGAGGAACCTTCACTTTACGAGCATTCTTGAAAACtgaattattttcctgtgcgcTCGACTtgcctaatttaaatcggattaaacgtcctggctccagccttttttttttaatccttacTCTGAAGGTAGGAAGAGTCAACCAAATGGTGGGGTGCCTTTCAGCCAATCCCATGGCGGCTTGCAGCTGCGCCATCGCTGGAGTAAGCGAAGCTGCCACTGGACtgactgaaaggcactccacgcgttcgGTGATACCTCCTACCTTCAGCATTgagtttttaaaaaataaatatggGAGCTGGGGCGCTTAATTCAAACTAAAGAAATTAACCGCACTGGAAATTAAGACGCACTTTTTAAGAATGCTCGGAGGGTTTAGATCGAGTTTCCACGTTAAAAAGACacgttcagattcctctttagggGACCTTTAATTaatgagaggcatgtagcccacagTAACTAATATTCAtaacagtttttaaaattttgaaaacacggttaccctcgaCACTGTGGCCGAAGCAATTTTTTGCTATTtggacgagttacgtgcactggagtggttgctttgcctgcaagcttagccaaagcgcgtgtattttggtgcgatggggccaaaatttgttgggaccgcgttttcgaaattctaaaaactgacatggatattagtTATGATGGGATACAGGCCTCTTAAGAATTAAGGAGCGTAAtagtaatatttaaaaagctaaCAATTCAATATTACGTTACCAGCCTGCCAGTTATCACGTGAAAGCTGTACTCTGATGGGCTACACCGCCGACATTGCTATGCTGCACATAGCATTGTtctataactcaaaaagcctcttTTTAGAAGTTGTGTAAAATCATAGGTGGTACGAAATCAGGATGGTACGAAGCCAACATTTCCGAAGCCAACATTACGAAGCCAACCATTCCGAACCTCCGTGCTAAATCCCGTATAGAATACAACAAGTAGAGTGTCTTTGCACTTTCTATCGCAACATCAACCTAACCTACCACTTTGAAAAAGTTAAATAGACGACAGAAAGACACCTTATTTGCTGAAATATTTTTACACCTCTTTTACAAGTTAGTATGAAAATATCTTCTTCCTATCTCTGTTACCATATCGCGTTTTTATATCGTACGCTACCAGCTATAAAAATGTCTAGGAACACGCTATCTTGCTTCTACGCACGTTGAGGAACAGAAGGGCTTCAGCATTCAACCCGAAAATGGCGGCGTTGTGGGCGGGCCTCTTGTACGCGCATAGTTGCAGGCCTTGTGATTGGCCTTTGCCTCTCGACTGTACGGACGCTAACAAAGCGACATAAATAAAGTGGTCCCACTTCGCATAGAGTATGCCCAATTAGCCGGAATGTATTCGATCTTATGCCAGGCAGTAGCTGTGATGCAATGCGAGACCCCATGGCTGTTTCAGTTTGCCAGTCGTGTCGACGAATAACGTCTTAATTCGAATAAAAGCAGTGGTGTAATAATTTTTCAACGCGAAATGTGTAACGTGTTGCGTTGCTCAAGATATGTTAGTTCATTGCTCTAATACTAGACCACAGCAAAGTGAACTGCTGAAGACACCGAACAGCACTGTGAAATTAACCCACTCCTTAACAGCCGTGCCACGCACGAAACAGAAATGCTACTGCTTTAGCTGTGGGcgccatttttgttttcttttcttttttctttttaaaaatgatATCACAAGTACGGCTTGGTACGACCTGTGGTAAGGAGGCTTGCTGCAGTTCTTTCCCTGATAATCAGGGAAACAAGCTTTGGGGAGTGTGCCTTTCGCTGTAAACTTATCGCAGACTAATCGAAAAGCATGCTGTGCCGTGTTGATAGCTGGCCTGTCGTTTTGTCTACATATTTTAGATTTGACGGACGCTGGCTGCCGGCGCATGAGAAAGAGTGCCTGCATGCGATTGCCCATAATGGAGAAATCATCTCCTTCGGTCACTGTCTCTTCCTCAGTAGGCGTCAGGGTTTTTTCCGCGCCACTGTATCAAGTGACCGCTATAGGAAGGACGGGAGGTGCCTCTTGACAGTGTTGCCACCAGCGCTTGGACTTGCTTTACATTGGCGCAACCTGACAGTGTTGTGATCACCGAGAATAACTGGCTGTTCCCCTGCCGTATAAAGTGAGCGACACTAAAATGCTGGCATATCACGTACAGGGCTGACCCAAATGTCTGATAACGTACAGTTCGGTGCAATAAAATATAGCAAGACTTAAGCTTAAGCCTCGAGTCTGTTGTAAGTTGCCGCCCTAGCCACGAACTTCCGTTAGCACTTCCGTTAATGTCTGCTTCGATCTTATACGGCCCCTCTCATGGCTCCTGGCATGCATTACGGGTGCACTGTAATGCAGGCCATACGTCACAACGTTcccttattcgcaccgactgcaGCATAGAGGTAGGCATCCACCTCCGATCCCGGCTGGCTGGCGGCCTTTGACAGAACATCTGTTTCTATTTACATCTCCATGCAAATGGAGAGACTATCGGCCAGTCTACACCGGTTCGGGAGGAGCTAGTTCATTGACCAAGAAAAAACTGGTGCCATCCACAAAAGGCTTCACTTCGGTAGGCAAATTTATCTAGATTGCGGGAACAAATGCCACAACCCAGCCaccgcagtggttcagtggttacggagCTCAGCTGaagacccgaaggacgcgggttagATACCGGCCGCGGTGCTCGCGTCTCGATGGCCACGCGAAATTCTAAAGGACCGTCTATTTagtagtgcgatgtcagtgcacgctaaaaaaaagtcaaggtggtcgaaattatccgaaggcCTTCGTTAAGGCGTttcctcctagcctgagtcgctttgggacattaaacatcTCTAAGACTAAACATAACTGTCACAATCCGTAATACAGTAAACCGTGCGCGTCATAAGCAgggctttttattttctgttcaaaATGGTCACCTCCCCCTCCTGCTGCCCCTTTTCCCAGGGAGCACCGGTAAGGCCGTTTTGCGGCCTTTTTCGGAACTGTGGACGTTGATGAAATTTAATCTGTCAGTCTCGATCTTTTACCAATCATGACGGCGTTACGTTAAATTTGAACGGGCGTTATAACGCCCGTTCAAACAGTAATCCGATGTTATAACATCGGATTACTGTCGTTCAATCACGTACTGTTGCCGTAGTCGAGAGGCTCCTCGGGCCAACGCTGCTTCTTGGACTCGCCGGAGGTGGTGTGGCCGGTAAATGTAGAGTGCAAAGCTACTCGGCTCGGCGTCATCAGATGGCAAGCCGTCCTCCGACGTCCCCTTTCAAaccgagagagagggggggggtaTAAACGGGCCGCGAGGCTGCCCATTGAGTGTGCCGCTACTTGGTGATGCGATACTACTTTGACATCAGTCTCGTCTGTCTCAGACTGTATGGcggaaattgttttctttttttggtgggggagggggggaagaaGGAAATGACTGAGCAACCGTCTCCCTTATCACAatgaacacctgaactgcgccccaAGGGAAgcgataatggagggagtgaaaggaagaggggccgtagtggagggctccggaataatttcgaccacctggggctctttaacctgcactggcatcAGTGCACGAGAGGCGCTGCAATCCCGTTAGTCTTAGTTCGGCTGCGCAGGTGGCCCGATTAGCTTCCGGGGCCGACAGCGACAGTCGATTGGCGCTCCGATAGCAGCTCGCCAGCTGGGCGCGATTACGCTGTTGCcttctactcttaaaggcgacGTTTAAGggttcttttttattgttttctatcCTTTGTTTTAAATTTTACCCCAATCAGCTTCCACAAATGTAACGACGGCCGCTGCTACAAAGCTGTCCCGATTCTCAGATATGCCCTGATTTCAAACCGTGATGCACGCATCTCTCGAGTCAGTCATTATTATTGGGGGCCAACTGCAAACGAGAAGGATAACACTGGCGACTGACAACGACAAGTGACCCTGAGGAACACCGTGAAGCTTTACTCAGcgccgatttaaaaaaaaaattaaaattgacatgcagaaaaccgaacCGATGCTCGACAGTCCCCCAAGGGAAAAGCAGTTctcaattggtagcgaggtgctggaagtgataaaggaatacgtctacttatggcaggtataGTGACTGCAGATGCGAaccacgagagggaaataactagaagaataacaatGGCATGGAACACATAtgacaggttctttcagatcatgaatagcagtttaccagtatccctcaagagaaaagtatacaacagctgaaTGTTACCGGccctcacctatggggcagaaacgcgcAGGCTAccgaaaaagggttcagcttaagttaagggcaacacagcgagctatggaaagaaaagtgataagtgtaacgtgaagagaccgtaagcgggcagggttggtgagggaacaaacgcgcgtcagtgacatcctagtcgaagtcaagaggaggaagaaatgggcctgggcatgCCATGTAATGCGGCTGGCtgacatgcaagcgaaccgctcgcgaatcccgGCTCCGCGGCGCATGCACCCTCTCTCTAGCGGGGGCAGGAGCGACATGTTTCGGCAAAGTTGGAAATTCTTCGTGGATGTGCACATGGGACGAAGAATTTCCAACTTTCCCGAACCTTATCGCgggagctgccgccgccgcttgagagagggagCATGCGCCGCGGAGCCGGGATTCGCGAGCGATTCGCTTGCATGTCAGCCAGCCGCatattacatgccccgcccagaATTGGTGGAGGCGGTGCGAACCTCCCAAATTGAGAGACTTAGCACCACGAggacaggaagagccattctgacCAAAGTTGGAATAAAACCGGATAGGTGTCCCGCACAAGAGGTGGAGCTAGATAGGGAAATCAGACAAAATctgatgaccccccccccctgccaaaAATTATGCACCCGGAATATAACAAAGAGAGGAAGCAAAAACGAGCCGAGGCGTTAGAAATTAGATTGGGCAAAATTTCGGAATATGAGGGAGCCAGttgcgttccttttacccctttctcttctttgatgtcagcccgaaggggaaaggtagaagttgttggatgccgacgtcttgaggttccaaacttgctcagtcacattactcgaggaacttcaggaagtaaactctttaatcacatataaaatatttaagacagaacggaaggtacaacaaggagaacaactatgtacatactgattgatccgcagagtgaccagacgaaatcaacccccggtcccaccaaaacgtcttcttttaatacttaagtccccgccctcagcggggacaccaaccaattaggtcaaaacacaagcactcatccaatcaaggactggggaaaggaaaacacatccaataaaacacatgggaaatgaaaacacattgaaaaagagacagaggagagtaaaacacggccaatcaaagattggggagaggggacaggtcattgtcacgaatactaacagtaattgtcctctcggatcactccatcctcccccgcagggCGGCATGTTTACTCGCTTAAAGGGCATGCGaggaccgcacagattgtcgaaagccgtctccgaggggccacttaaggcgccaccgctccccaattctcCTTGAcgcccccacgtgcacaggaagtgcctggcagtcatatggagctgataagcatTCACAGTGaccatgaggaacgcgtctccaaaattgcctcctagccacacactgaacgaccgccgcccgggtcatggccttgggcagcgtcgccgcggtagggatgaaaggcgtagcgcgtcttcgttgctgcttctcggagcggggctgcgaacaatggggcccggccaagctgggtcgcctgagCACCCCGCACTCCCCTCcggcgccgtccgcttgactcgttagttccatgtggagtcaaaaaaagaaaatcaatcacatcgtacgcactcttgtccacacacaGGCGGTTTTCCGTACGCGTTTACTTGGCGCTCTGGAtgtgcccaagccagccgcgcacgacacctccctaccaagtgtgctgcataacatcttagaatgaagcacacacagaacAGAACAGACCAACGTGCagcgggcccggagccgaagaagcacccCCTGACGCTGCCGAagcatatgcgttgccaaaggcttagggtacacctccataaatGACATAACTTCAGGCCCCGGGTtcccccacgcctctagttggcagctacgagtcgcgacattgccTCGACATTGGCGTTTTGCtcccccctttttgtgctcgacccggatatcgaatctctgcagagcgagtgcccagcgtgttagcctggcgctgtgcggactactgAGTCAAgtatttgagcgggttatggtctGTTATGACCCGAATTTGTgcaccacacaaccagacttcaagtcgccctaacgcccaaatgatggcataagcctccttctcgatagtcgcccagcgggtctgagccgggctaagctttttgctcagaaaagcgataggctgaacgcggccctcgtcatcgcactgggcaaggcaggctcccaccgcgtagtccgaagcattggttgcgagcacgaactcccgacttgggtcaggcgcatgaagtgaggatgtgctcttcaagcaagctttcacctcatcaaacgctttctgcgcctcgtcatcccatgggagccgctgcggtgtccgccagttaagctcgtcagtgggagcacgacgcggGAATAGccggggacatattgtcggtaatagttagctaagcccagaaagcttctgagctccttctttgcctggggcctcggcatctcgtctattgcccTGACCTTTtctggattagcgctgtgcttccccgacccaaccacatggcccaaaatTCGACTTGTCGTCTCGCGAAACGTCATTTTCCTGCGTTCACAGTGAACCCGGCGGCTgagatcgaagcgagcaccgcccgaacgtgcctcaaatgctcctcccaggtgtctgaataaattgcgaggtcatctatgtaggcgcatgcgtactcgcggtgcggtgctagtacctggtttatgaccctctgaaatgtcgaactcgcatttcgaaggccgaagggcatgaccttccATGCGTACAGCCCaaccggagtgatgaatgccgtgagggcctgtgcctgctcgtcaagggatatttgccaatagcctctcagcatgtctattaggctgaagtgtgccttcgctactcggaacagcagctcggacggtaggctcatcgggaaggcgtcctgctcggttatcgcattcaacttccgataatcgcagcacaggcgcagcccccatcttttttagcgacgcaaaccactgggtgagcatgaggactctcaacgggatatattagtccccactccaggagctcatctgcttgcctctccacttccttccgatacgccatcggaaccttgtacgcatggccagcccgtggctgagcaccctcctttagcacgattttgtgcgctcctagcgtgcatttgccgggcctactgctgaaaacgtgaccattctcctcgatcagtgcctctagttctcggcgctgcgcttcgttcaaatgttcgagagcacccggcggcagcgcgtcgcctggcgctgagcgcatggggaacgtgggcacgtcgccgaactccgcgtcgccctcgaatatcacccctactacattcacccgtgcgtggtatgctctgagcttgtttgcgtggacagtccgacatgcgccattgtcgagtttgatcagataactgtacgggcgcgtcttccgcattaccgtcacaggccccgtccacttggacatcaacCTTCCCTCGCCttccctttcaagcaacaacacctgctgcccatctgtgaaatgtttatcgacagcgcgcaagttgtattgtGGAAAAATCGCGAGGCTTCATTGGCCCGCAGCAACAGGGCATCTTGCAAGTTTTGCGGCCGAAGAAAACTGTGACCACGCGGACGTGGAACCTCGCACATGCAACCGGTTTGGGGAGAAGTAGCTTCGAACATGTGGCCGTCCCCGCTGAGGCGACATTGTCCCTTTCAAAGAAAAGCACCACCCTTCAAGGAGCGGCCGAGGCAgggtcgtgtgtgtgtgtgggggtggGGTTGAAGGGAGCATTGAGGCATGCTAGCTGTTTCTGCGAGGAGGATAGGGTGAGGAGAAAGCGTGCACAAAGAACACCCGCACAGAGCCCCTTCGGCCAGCCAGCAAGAGAAAATTGAGAGAGTGCATCGCGAAGCTAAACGCCGGACCAGCGCCATCTCTGGACATTAGTGCAGCAAAATCGCGCCAGCCGAACGCATTGCACAGCGCGGGCGTTCCTGTCTGTCTTTACTCCGTGGACGTGAGTCAGCTCCTGGAGTCGGGACTGTGGCCTTGACGACCGCCGGCAGCAAGATTAGGACGCACTTTTAGGCGGTAGGAAAAGCAGTTCCACGAACGGCGGGCGCAGCGAACAAACCTACCTTGAGAGCTATGGATCCTGCAAGCCGGCAGTACACGCTGGTTGGGTTCGCCCCGGAACTTGACTGGAGGCCCCTGACCTTCCTGAAGCCTATTCCAGCCAACCGGGTGTGCAGCGCCTGCGGACTGGTGCGCAAGAGGACCGCGTTGCTGCCCTGCATGCACGTGCTGTGCGAGTGCTGCTACGAACAATGCAGCCGGGACGGCTTCAACGACTGTCCTCTGGACGGCAACCACTACGAAAAGGAGGACGTCATTCTGTTGGACTTCACTGCTGAAGATCTCCTGAGAAGAGAGGTAATTACGAGAATGGGGGGGCTTCTTTCTGTTTGTTTTCGTTTGCGCCTTGCGATTTGCTGCACAGTGTTTATCGCATGTCTACACATTACACATCCGTCGGAAGACAGCATAAAAATGTACTGCAAATCGAGAACCCTGTAAAATGTTCGTATTGCTGCAGCGCCCTTTTTGTCGCCGTAATGAAATTAGGCTGGATAGCAATGATATCCGTGTAATATTACAGTACTGCACCTGTAGGCTTAAGAGTGGAAATGCCCGAAAGCCTTTCCCCTGTCCTCTCTTATCTTTCtcgatttttcatttttattttctttatctttATAATATTGttcttttcgtttcttttccttttcttgtttttgttttatatctCGTTTCCATAATTATTTTTCTGGATTTATTCAAATAAAGCCTCCGCGGTAGCTCAGGGGTAATGGCGCTCGGATGTTTACT
The genomic region above belongs to Amblyomma americanum isolate KBUSLIRL-KWMA chromosome 9, ASM5285725v1, whole genome shotgun sequence and contains:
- the LOC144104389 gene encoding TNF receptor-associated factor 3-like — encoded protein: MAPASPQFTLVGFSPELDWRPLTFLKPIPAIRVCSACGLVRKKTAILPCMHVLCWCCYEQCAQDGAHECPLDGSGYQEDDVILSDFPADDLLRREVKCWNEGSGCQYTTAASRISQHFLLECEHHSVRCPKCSATVLCRDVCKHLRSASCNTSTPVASESQVPVSQVNEAASLTSFKEALERQAGEITAYLRPMAVDMSTHGDRLSEISHGINTLKETLRQELTSLLGQNHEEITSSNAELKQCFATCSDAVKTCLRSLKSLEKKLNDELGGTRADFSQIAASIEQVKAGLKESAQKTLQHVTSVRRESALQVTHSEFLIRGVESLTEEAMKKGRAYYDSEEVYLCGYCMSPGVLFWRCSASVMLFAMYTLHKGGMDDYVQWPFQHKIRMSAIHPRGREKCVLGDGSYPDHPGNQKPTTSNVAVSDCGAYFNLEDLIRDGYVDNDQLRIKWELLP